The following proteins are co-located in the Mesorhizobium sp. M1E.F.Ca.ET.045.02.1.1 genome:
- the rpsD gene encoding 30S ribosomal protein S4, giving the protein MSKRESAKYKIDRRLGENIWGRPKSPVNKREYGPGQHGQRRKGKLSDFGLQLRAKQKLKGHYGDVSEKQFRKVYEEANRRKGDTSENLIGLLESRLDAIVYRAKFVPTIFAARQFVNHGHVNVNGKRTNIGSYRCKPGDVIEVREKSKQLVIVLESVGLAERDVPDYIEADHNKMTATFARVPGLSDVPFAVQMEPNLVVEFYSR; this is encoded by the coding sequence ATGAGCAAGCGCGAATCCGCGAAATACAAGATCGACCGCCGTCTTGGCGAAAACATCTGGGGCCGCCCGAAGTCTCCGGTCAACAAGCGTGAATACGGCCCCGGCCAGCATGGCCAGCGCCGCAAGGGCAAGCTTTCCGACTTCGGCCTGCAGCTGCGCGCCAAGCAGAAGCTGAAGGGCCACTATGGCGACGTTTCGGAAAAGCAGTTCCGTAAGGTCTATGAGGAGGCCAACCGCCGCAAGGGCGATACTTCCGAGAACCTGATCGGCCTGCTGGAATCGCGCCTCGACGCGATCGTCTATCGCGCCAAGTTCGTGCCGACCATCTTCGCCGCCCGTCAGTTCGTCAACCACGGCCACGTCAACGTCAACGGCAAGCGCACCAACATCGGTTCGTACCGCTGCAAGCCGGGCGATGTCATCGAGGTGCGCGAGAAGTCGAAGCAGCTCGTCATCGTGCTGGAATCGGTGGGTCTCGCCGAGCGTGACGTGCCGGACTACATCGAGGCCGACCACAACAAGATGACCGCGACCTTTGCCCGCGTTCCTGGCCTGTCGGACGTGCCGTTCGCCGTGCAGATGGAACCGAACCTGGTCGTCGAATTCTATTCGCGCTGA